One Tenuifilum sp. 4138str genomic region harbors:
- the thpR gene encoding RNA 2',3'-cyclic phosphodiesterase: MLKATMQKFEPFSITLKGIGYFGRPSPRVIWVGVDFPKLLNELKLSVDEVLSEFDFSDDKEKFNPHLTLGRVKFMHNSDKLNAAIQQYRNKSFQVQEVKELVLYESILKPQGPEYRAIQKFELKGC, from the coding sequence ATGTTAAAAGCAACCATGCAAAAATTTGAACCGTTTAGCATAACCCTTAAAGGTATAGGTTATTTTGGCCGCCCATCGCCAAGGGTTATTTGGGTGGGAGTTGATTTCCCCAAGTTGCTTAATGAACTTAAACTTTCAGTTGATGAAGTTTTGAGCGAGTTTGACTTTAGCGATGATAAGGAAAAATTCAATCCGCATCTTACCCTGGGCAGAGTAAAATTTATGCACAATTCCGATAAGTTGAATGCAGCAATTCAGCAATACCGAAATAAATCATTCCAGGTACAAGAGGTTAAGGAACTGGTGCTCTACGAAAGCATTTTAAAACCGCAAGGGCCAGAGTATAGAGCTATCCAGAAATTTGAGTTAAAGGGATGCTAG
- a CDS encoding protein-L-isoaspartate(D-aspartate) O-methyltransferase yields MILKNMLQDDSIRHKGLRRKLVEEVAAKGISDKRVLEAMLKVPRHFFMDSGFLSFAYKDQAFPIGSGQTISQPFTVAFQTQLLQVSPMQKVLEVGTGSGYQAAILMEMGARLYTIERHRELFLAAKALLEEMGYRPSCHYGDGYQGLPPYSPFDRIIVTAGATEVPQALVDQLAPGGRLVIPVGNDYGQTMMLIEKLDDGTIKESAHGNFIFVPLLKGKAK; encoded by the coding sequence ATGATATTAAAAAATATGCTCCAGGACGATAGTATACGTCACAAAGGTTTACGTCGCAAGCTAGTGGAAGAGGTTGCTGCCAAGGGGATAAGCGATAAGCGAGTGCTCGAAGCAATGCTTAAGGTGCCTCGTCATTTTTTCATGGATAGTGGTTTTTTAAGCTTTGCCTATAAGGACCAAGCATTCCCAATTGGTTCCGGGCAAACCATTTCACAGCCATTTACTGTAGCCTTTCAAACACAGTTGCTACAGGTTAGTCCCATGCAAAAAGTTTTGGAGGTTGGAACTGGCTCGGGATATCAGGCTGCCATTCTTATGGAAATGGGTGCTAGGCTCTATACCATAGAACGCCACCGGGAATTGTTTCTTGCGGCAAAGGCTCTACTTGAGGAGATGGGCTATCGGCCTAGCTGCCATTACGGCGATGGCTACCAGGGATTACCCCCATATAGCCCATTCGATCGTATAATAGTAACGGCTGGCGCTACAGAAGTCCCTCAGGCTCTTGTCGATCAGCTCGCACCAGGGGGGCGCTTGGTAATTCCCGTAGGGAATGATTATGGCCAAACCATGATGCTCATTGAGAAATTAGATGATGGAACCATAAAAGAATCGGCTCACGGAAACTTTATTTTTGTTCCGTTGTTAAAAGGTAAAGCAAAATAG
- a CDS encoding RagB/SusD family nutrient uptake outer membrane protein translates to MRKIKNISIILFMALGIVACTKDFLELQPLTDRVEDNFYKTEKDAFEAVVSIYDVLQWQTGGGYHPWDLVCNILSDDAFAGGSGPGDRPGLVRMGKLSNFVTDEEPLGIWKDRFSGIYRANLFLSKVDGVDFKTEGLKTRLTAEARFLRGYFYFELVQFYGNVPLILKPLAPSEYQQSAADPADVYNQIASDLYYAYQNLPATITAAEKGRASKWAAGALLARVYLFHKGYGKGVLNITTDLKADDKTFTETDIETIIDDIVANSGHDLVANYADLWGVANENNNESIFEIQHTQKADWGDWGWRNGTEGNWAVVMTGFRGVEDPIYESGWSFQPASQSLADEFEPGDSRYSVSILDAAAESLVYKPENCYQHTGYAFKKFYPRKADRPATNDALNWPYNRPVIRFADVLLMGAELYLDNNLGKAQDYYSRVRKRAFGDAHVAPTLTNDLAGLDLIYHERRVEFAGEGLRYWDLLRRGLTYAETMINAAAGASPLDETFSSATKGLLPIPQTEITLSGNKLKQNDGY, encoded by the coding sequence ATGAGAAAAATTAAAAATATATCAATAATCCTTTTCATGGCACTTGGAATTGTTGCCTGTACAAAGGATTTTCTGGAGTTACAACCTCTAACTGACAGGGTTGAGGATAACTTCTATAAAACCGAGAAAGACGCTTTTGAAGCAGTTGTTTCAATCTACGATGTTTTGCAATGGCAAACAGGTGGTGGCTACCACCCATGGGATCTTGTATGTAATATCCTTTCGGACGATGCTTTTGCAGGGGGATCAGGCCCAGGCGACCGTCCCGGCTTAGTTCGTATGGGTAAACTCTCAAATTTTGTTACTGACGAGGAACCTCTAGGTATTTGGAAAGATAGATTTTCAGGCATTTACAGAGCAAATCTGTTCCTTTCAAAGGTAGATGGGGTTGATTTCAAAACCGAGGGTTTAAAAACCCGCCTTACTGCTGAGGCTCGTTTTCTAAGGGGTTATTTCTATTTTGAACTGGTTCAGTTCTACGGAAATGTTCCTCTAATCCTTAAGCCCCTTGCGCCATCGGAGTATCAACAATCTGCTGCAGATCCTGCTGATGTTTACAATCAAATTGCCAGCGATTTATACTATGCTTACCAAAACCTACCTGCTACTATTACTGCTGCCGAGAAAGGCAGAGCATCAAAGTGGGCTGCTGGTGCATTGCTGGCAAGGGTTTACCTGTTCCACAAAGGTTATGGTAAAGGTGTTCTAAATATCACAACCGACTTAAAAGCCGATGATAAAACCTTTACAGAAACCGACATTGAAACCATTATTGACGACATTGTTGCAAATAGTGGACACGATCTAGTTGCAAACTATGCAGATCTTTGGGGTGTAGCAAACGAGAATAACAATGAATCGATTTTTGAGATCCAGCACACCCAAAAGGCTGACTGGGGCGACTGGGGATGGCGTAACGGTACCGAAGGGAACTGGGCTGTTGTAATGACTGGTTTCCGCGGTGTTGAAGATCCCATTTACGAGTCCGGTTGGAGTTTTCAGCCTGCCAGCCAATCACTTGCTGATGAGTTCGAACCAGGTGATTCGCGTTACTCAGTATCAATACTTGATGCTGCAGCCGAAAGTTTGGTTTACAAGCCTGAAAACTGCTACCAGCATACCGGGTATGCATTCAAAAAGTTCTACCCTCGTAAGGCTGACAGGCCCGCCACTAACGATGCCTTGAACTGGCCTTATAACCGTCCCGTAATCCGTTTTGCCGATGTACTGCTTATGGGTGCTGAACTATACCTCGACAACAATCTTGGTAAAGCACAGGACTACTATAGCCGTGTTCGTAAACGGGCTTTTGGCGATGCACACGTTGCACCTACTCTAACAAACGATCTGGCTGGTCTTGACCTCATATACCATGAGCGCAGGGTTGAATTTGCTGGCGAAGGGCTCCGTTACTGGGATTTGCTCCGTAGGGGTTTAACCTATGCTGAAACAATGATTAACGCAGCAGCAGGTGCAAGTCCTCTGGATGAAACATTCAGCTCTGCAACTAAGGGCTTGTTGCCAATACCCCAGACAGAAATTACACTTTCGGGGAATAAACTAAAACAAAATGATGGTTACTAA
- a CDS encoding DUF4294 domain-containing protein has translation MKRFVGTVLVAFLVAVAVKDVGAQATSADSLILYPTIILDGEYVPHIKIEDVLKVGKRRFKSRREMSQYYRMIYNLKKTYPYAQIAKYKLLEINENLKTLKTDREIKEYINRAEKELRNQFEKDLTKLTISQGKMLIKLIDRETGRTSYELVKELKGGFSATFWQGIARLFGSNLKTKFDPQGEDKILNELVFLYEQGLI, from the coding sequence ATGAAAAGATTTGTAGGTACTGTCTTGGTAGCTTTTCTGGTTGCTGTTGCAGTTAAGGATGTTGGCGCACAGGCCACATCCGCTGATAGCCTTATTTTATACCCTACAATCATTCTCGATGGCGAGTATGTACCCCATATCAAGATTGAAGATGTTCTTAAGGTAGGTAAACGCCGTTTCAAGAGCCGAAGAGAAATGAGCCAGTACTACAGAATGATATACAACCTTAAGAAAACATATCCCTACGCTCAAATTGCAAAGTATAAGTTGCTAGAAATTAATGAGAATTTGAAGACCCTTAAAACTGACCGAGAGATAAAGGAATATATTAACAGGGCCGAAAAGGAACTCCGAAATCAGTTTGAGAAGGATTTGACAAAGCTTACCATATCGCAGGGGAAAATGTTAATTAAGCTCATCGATAGGGAAACCGGGCGTACTTCATATGAGCTTGTAAAGGAGTTAAAGGGAGGTTTTTCTGCCACGTTCTGGCAGGGCATTGCCCGCCTTTTTGGGTCGAATCTCAAAACCAAGTTCGACCCGCAAGGCGAGGATAAGATTCTCAATGAGTTAGTCTTCCTTTACGAGCAGGGGCTGATATGA
- a CDS encoding MBL fold metallo-hydrolase — MIAIKQFVFNPFQENTYVLYQPQGEAIVVDAGCSTESEFQELLDFVNNQNLTVKCLINTHCHIDHILGIDKLKKQFGVKAYAHIDDFPLLQMAPAHAMMFGLYLETVPGIDETISHGDLIELNGDSLKVIYTPGHSRGGLCFYAEQDRFILTGDTLFNLSIGRTDLAGGNYETLIKSIREQLMVLPDDVIVYPGHGNSTTIGIEKASNPFL; from the coding sequence ATGATTGCAATTAAACAGTTTGTTTTCAATCCTTTCCAGGAGAATACCTATGTTCTGTACCAGCCACAGGGCGAGGCCATTGTGGTTGATGCAGGCTGCTCAACCGAAAGTGAGTTTCAGGAACTCTTGGATTTTGTTAATAACCAAAACCTTACGGTAAAATGTTTGATAAATACTCACTGCCATATCGACCACATACTAGGAATCGATAAGCTAAAGAAGCAATTTGGCGTTAAGGCCTATGCCCATATCGATGATTTTCCATTGCTACAAATGGCCCCAGCACATGCCATGATGTTTGGGTTATACCTTGAAACAGTTCCCGGAATCGATGAAACAATCAGCCATGGAGATTTGATAGAACTTAACGGCGATAGTCTAAAGGTTATTTACACTCCCGGACACTCCAGAGGCGGTTTGTGCTTTTATGCGGAGCAGGATAGATTTATTTTAACCGGCGACACCCTATTTAACCTATCCATTGGCCGTACCGATTTGGCTGGTGGTAATTACGAAACGCTAATTAAGAGCATTAGGGAACAGCTCATGGTGTTACCTGACGATGTGATAGTTTACCCTGGCCATGGTAATAGCACAACCATTGGTATCGAAAAGGCATCGAATCCCTTTTTGTAG
- a CDS encoding SusC/RagA family TonB-linked outer membrane protein yields the protein MKKIFGVISLILWCGSLLAQEINVSGTVTSSDGTTLPGVTIVVKENPTKGAITDANGKYTISVLPNQTLEFSFVGMQTQTVPVGGRTQIDVVLQESTQMIEELIVVGYGVQKKSLVSSSVSKVSSEDIEKAAPTRVEQVLQGRTAGVQVIANSGQPGEGFTVRIRGVGTNGTSDPLYIVDGMPVGGIDYLNPNDIQSIEILKDASASAIYGARGANGVVLITTKQGQKGKFSVNYDYSMGYQNAWRKVSLLNAKEYAIIMNESYANDNKAIPFPNMAAIDSLGTGTDWQDEIFYKNAPTYNHQFSVSGGNENSTFLSSLSYTYQDGIVAKGKSNYERYTYRLNSTHKIGKFSMGNNLAYTNKVTRGIDPNAEFGGPLAKAVNMDPITPVKNPDGTWGISNYATQEVVNPVAYLSFLNSNYTENKLVGNVWGELEIIKGLKAKTNFSIDYANGSSRTFVPVYFLSDIVKATTSEASGTVNKWFTWQSENTLTYNNTIGQHNFAAMVGMTANKYYHEYIGGKKNDLIFNDFEHAWINNGTDEDSYRSWGGADEHALLSYFGRVNYDFDGKYVFEGVLRADGSSNFGSNNRFGYFPAFSAGWVMSKEEFLQGFTPLSFLKLRFGWGRNGNEAIGAFKYTSLIGSGSKYTFGTDEVITLGSNPVGISNPDLKWETSEQTNVGVDARFLSDKLTFTLDLYNKKTKDLLVVAPIPGYIGNAAPTVNGGSVSNKGIEFELGYKTLINDLGINANLSGAYNKNEVLSINNSEGKIYGAGLAVGMYNICVMETGYPIAYFWGYKTAGVFQNEQQIQNYKSSDGTVIQPNAKPGDLIWVDKNDDGTIDDKDRTMIGNPYPDFTLGINLGLTYKDFDFNMFWYGAFGQEIFKGTRRYDLPMSNWDASVLERWTGEGTSNSHPRLTIDDPNQNYFRVSDFYIEDGSFLRLKNITLGYTLPQKFSQKVKISKLRIYATAVNLLTFTKYSGFDPEIGAKWALDVGIDRNIYPQPRTFMFGVNLSF from the coding sequence ATGAAAAAAATCTTCGGAGTTATTAGTTTAATCCTTTGGTGCGGTAGCCTGCTCGCACAGGAAATTAATGTGAGCGGTACTGTCACATCGAGCGATGGCACAACTCTACCAGGGGTTACCATCGTGGTAAAGGAAAACCCTACAAAGGGTGCTATAACAGACGCAAATGGTAAGTACACCATAAGTGTACTGCCAAACCAAACGTTAGAGTTCTCGTTTGTGGGAATGCAAACCCAAACTGTTCCCGTAGGCGGTAGAACTCAAATTGATGTTGTACTTCAGGAATCAACCCAAATGATTGAGGAGCTCATTGTGGTTGGTTACGGTGTACAAAAGAAAAGCTTAGTGTCGTCGTCGGTATCAAAAGTATCGAGCGAGGATATTGAGAAGGCTGCGCCTACACGAGTTGAGCAAGTTCTTCAGGGTAGAACTGCTGGTGTACAGGTAATAGCCAACTCAGGGCAACCGGGTGAAGGGTTCACGGTTCGCATCCGCGGCGTAGGCACCAACGGCACATCCGACCCCTTATACATTGTAGATGGTATGCCAGTTGGTGGAATTGACTACTTAAACCCAAACGATATCCAATCGATTGAAATACTTAAGGATGCGTCAGCATCGGCTATTTATGGTGCACGTGGTGCAAACGGTGTTGTTCTTATCACAACCAAACAGGGTCAGAAAGGTAAGTTCTCCGTTAACTACGATTACTCCATGGGCTACCAGAACGCATGGCGTAAGGTGTCGTTACTCAATGCCAAGGAGTACGCAATTATCATGAACGAAAGTTATGCCAATGATAACAAAGCCATTCCATTTCCTAATATGGCAGCTATTGATTCATTAGGTACCGGCACCGATTGGCAGGATGAAATTTTTTACAAGAATGCTCCAACATACAACCACCAGTTCTCGGTTAGCGGAGGTAACGAAAATTCAACCTTCCTTTCATCGCTCTCCTACACTTACCAGGATGGTATAGTTGCCAAGGGTAAATCGAACTACGAACGCTACACCTATCGTCTAAACTCAACCCATAAGATTGGCAAGTTCAGCATGGGTAACAACCTGGCATATACCAATAAGGTAACTCGTGGTATTGACCCCAACGCCGAATTTGGTGGCCCGCTAGCTAAGGCTGTAAATATGGATCCCATAACCCCAGTAAAAAACCCCGATGGAACATGGGGCATTTCAAACTATGCCACACAGGAAGTTGTTAACCCCGTTGCTTACCTTAGCTTTCTTAACTCAAACTACACTGAAAACAAACTGGTAGGAAACGTTTGGGGTGAACTGGAAATTATTAAGGGATTAAAGGCAAAGACCAATTTTAGCATTGATTACGCTAACGGTTCAAGCCGTACATTTGTTCCGGTATACTTCCTTAGCGATATTGTAAAAGCCACCACATCGGAAGCCTCCGGTACTGTTAATAAATGGTTCACCTGGCAGAGTGAGAACACTCTTACCTACAACAACACCATTGGCCAACATAACTTTGCTGCCATGGTAGGTATGACCGCAAATAAATACTACCATGAGTATATTGGAGGTAAGAAAAACGACCTAATTTTTAATGATTTTGAGCATGCTTGGATTAATAACGGTACCGACGAAGACAGCTACCGCTCATGGGGTGGTGCCGATGAGCACGCTTTGCTTTCATACTTTGGCCGTGTAAACTACGACTTTGACGGTAAATATGTATTCGAGGGAGTATTAAGGGCCGACGGTTCCTCAAACTTTGGTTCAAATAATCGATTTGGATACTTCCCTGCATTCTCAGCCGGCTGGGTTATGTCCAAGGAAGAATTTCTGCAAGGTTTTACACCTTTATCGTTCCTAAAGCTACGCTTTGGCTGGGGCCGAAATGGTAACGAAGCTATTGGTGCTTTCAAGTACACTTCGCTAATAGGTTCAGGCAGCAAGTACACTTTTGGTACCGATGAGGTAATCACCCTTGGTTCAAACCCTGTAGGAATATCGAATCCTGACCTAAAATGGGAGACCTCAGAGCAAACCAACGTGGGTGTTGATGCCCGCTTCCTTTCCGATAAGCTAACTTTTACTCTCGACCTTTACAATAAGAAAACTAAAGACCTGTTGGTTGTAGCACCAATACCCGGATATATTGGTAACGCTGCACCCACAGTAAATGGTGGTTCAGTAAGCAACAAGGGTATAGAGTTTGAACTGGGCTACAAAACCCTAATCAATGATTTAGGAATTAATGCTAACCTATCGGGTGCATACAACAAAAACGAAGTGCTTTCCATTAACAACAGCGAGGGTAAAATTTATGGTGCAGGACTTGCTGTAGGTATGTACAATATTTGCGTAATGGAAACAGGATACCCAATAGCCTATTTCTGGGGTTATAAAACTGCGGGAGTATTCCAAAACGAGCAACAAATTCAAAACTATAAGTCATCGGATGGTACAGTAATTCAGCCCAACGCTAAACCTGGCGATCTGATTTGGGTTGATAAAAACGATGATGGTACTATTGACGATAAAGACCGTACCATGATAGGTAACCCCTACCCTGACTTCACGCTTGGTATCAATTTAGGGTTAACCTACAAGGATTTCGATTTTAACATGTTCTGGTATGGTGCATTTGGTCAGGAGATTTTCAAAGGAACACGCCGTTACGACCTGCCCATGTCGAACTGGGATGCCTCAGTTCTTGAACGCTGGACCGGCGAAGGCACAAGCAATTCACACCCACGCTTAACCATTGATGACCCCAACCAGAACTACTTCAGAGTTTCCGATTTCTATATTGAGGACGGTTCGTTCCTCCGCCTGAAGAACATAACCCTGGGCTACACACTTCCTCAAAAGTTCAGCCAAAAGGTAAAAATCTCAAAGCTGCGTATTTATGCCACTGCGGTTAACCTATTAACATTCACCAAGTATTCAGGTTTTGATCCCGAAATTGGCGCAAAGTGGGCCCTTGACGTTGGAATCGACCGAAATATCTACCCACAGCCAAGAACTTTCATGTTTGGAGTAAACCTGAGTTTCTAA
- a CDS encoding 2'-5' RNA ligase family protein, with amino-acid sequence METKRTFLAIDVNPHDNIINLLQELKRNHKIDSIKWVDPAIMHLTIFFLGDTPSIQIPSICEMWRNGQNSGYFLGSLF; translated from the coding sequence ATGGAAACTAAACGCACTTTTTTGGCAATAGATGTTAATCCTCACGATAATATCATTAACCTGCTTCAAGAGTTGAAGCGCAATCATAAAATCGATAGCATCAAATGGGTTGACCCGGCTATAATGCATCTTACCATTTTCTTTTTAGGCGATACCCCTTCCATTCAAATCCCAAGTATATGTGAAATGTGGCGTAATGGACAAAATTCAGGCTATTTTTTAGGTAGTTTGTTCTAA
- the elbB gene encoding isoprenoid biosynthesis glyoxalase ElbB produces the protein MGNNKKFAVILSGSGVFDGSEIHEAVMTLYAIAKHGATYEIFAPNINQYHVINHIDGSVMNEKRNVLIESARIARGKIKPLNEFNPELFNALIIPGGFGVAKNLSTWAFDGPKCSIHPQVEAAIKGMHKLKKPIGALCIAPVLLAKIIGNATVTIGKDTSTAQAIESLGAKHQPTGHAQVVVDEKNMLFSTPCYMLDATIVDISNGAKAVVSEILKWI, from the coding sequence ATGGGAAACAATAAAAAATTTGCTGTAATACTTTCAGGTAGTGGAGTTTTTGATGGCTCTGAAATCCATGAGGCAGTAATGACCCTTTACGCCATAGCAAAACATGGTGCAACATACGAAATTTTTGCACCAAACATAAACCAGTATCACGTGATAAACCATATAGACGGAAGCGTGATGAACGAAAAAAGAAACGTGCTGATTGAATCGGCTCGGATTGCCCGCGGCAAGATAAAACCGTTAAATGAGTTTAACCCTGAACTTTTTAATGCCCTCATTATTCCTGGTGGTTTTGGGGTTGCCAAAAACCTTTCCACCTGGGCCTTTGATGGGCCAAAATGCAGCATACACCCTCAGGTGGAAGCAGCAATAAAAGGGATGCATAAGCTTAAAAAACCCATTGGAGCGCTGTGCATAGCACCCGTGCTACTTGCAAAAATTATTGGCAATGCCACTGTAACCATTGGTAAAGATACATCAACAGCTCAAGCAATTGAATCGTTGGGCGCCAAGCACCAACCAACCGGCCATGCACAGGTTGTTGTGGATGAGAAAAACATGCTGTTTTCCACACCTTGCTATATGCTGGATGCCACTATTGTTGACATATCGAATGGAGCCAAGGCTGTTGTTTCAGAAATACTCAAATGGATTTAG
- a CDS encoding sugar transferase encodes MNKKKQAFRYLLFDVAGSALAWTLFNLYRKRVIESNLFGIDIRFSPDYKFYLGLVFFTLFWVSMFGLVGLYHDPYRKSRLREFGASLTITIIGTVVLFFVLLIDDYVVAYQNYYKILLAMFLLVFALTYLPRLVITTQTIHRIHNRKIGYPTIIVGSGKKALQTYNDINSEKISQGYRIIGFIDLPNGVRVDQSLILGSVNNIPEVVARYGIEEVILAIDNESPQTLTTVLNLLVPLNVNIKAIPSMYDILLGKVKLNRIIGTTLVDVSFEPMPAWQANLKEMLDYFIALVGLLLSAPVALILMAVIKTTSKGPVIFKQERIGQHGKPFHIYKFRSMYVDAEANGPALSNQTDPRVTPVGRFMRKTRLDEIPNFINVLKGEMSIVGPRPERQFYIDQLVKVAPHYLHLQKVKPGITSWGQVKYGYAENIEQMVERLKYDLLYLENMSLYIDFKIMIYTILTIFKGKGV; translated from the coding sequence TTGAACAAAAAAAAACAGGCATTCCGATATTTGCTTTTCGATGTAGCTGGTAGCGCCCTTGCATGGACGTTATTCAATCTATACCGTAAAAGGGTAATTGAATCAAACCTTTTTGGCATTGACATTCGTTTCAGCCCTGACTATAAGTTTTACCTAGGGCTTGTATTCTTCACATTATTTTGGGTTTCGATGTTTGGCTTGGTTGGGCTTTACCACGACCCATACCGAAAGTCGAGACTCAGAGAATTTGGAGCCTCGCTAACTATTACCATTATTGGAACCGTTGTGCTTTTCTTTGTTCTGCTGATTGACGATTACGTGGTAGCATACCAGAACTACTACAAGATATTGCTTGCCATGTTTCTGCTTGTATTTGCGCTTACCTATTTACCCCGACTTGTAATTACAACCCAAACCATTCACCGGATCCATAATAGAAAAATTGGCTACCCAACCATAATAGTAGGCAGTGGGAAAAAAGCCTTGCAAACCTATAACGATATTAACTCGGAAAAAATATCGCAAGGATACAGAATAATTGGTTTTATCGATTTACCCAATGGCGTTAGGGTTGACCAATCGCTTATTTTGGGAAGTGTAAACAACATACCGGAAGTTGTAGCAAGATACGGAATTGAAGAGGTTATTCTTGCCATTGACAACGAAAGCCCACAAACGCTAACAACCGTTCTAAACCTACTTGTTCCGCTAAATGTAAACATCAAAGCAATACCTAGCATGTACGATATTTTGCTGGGGAAAGTAAAGCTGAATCGTATTATTGGGACTACCCTGGTAGATGTCTCGTTTGAGCCCATGCCTGCCTGGCAGGCAAACCTAAAGGAAATGCTGGACTACTTTATAGCCCTTGTGGGTCTTTTGCTCTCAGCACCAGTTGCGCTTATACTCATGGCTGTAATAAAAACGACATCAAAGGGCCCTGTTATTTTCAAACAGGAAAGGATTGGACAGCACGGTAAACCTTTTCATATATACAAGTTCAGGAGTATGTATGTTGATGCTGAGGCAAACGGCCCCGCTCTATCAAACCAAACCGACCCAAGAGTAACTCCCGTAGGTCGGTTTATGCGCAAAACCCGGCTCGATGAGATTCCAAATTTCATAAACGTACTCAAAGGCGAGATGTCAATTGTTGGGCCACGCCCCGAAAGACAATTCTATATAGACCAGCTAGTAAAAGTTGCCCCCCATTACCTTCATCTGCAAAAGGTAAAGCCGGGTATTACATCGTGGGGACAAGTAAAGTATGGCTATGCCGAAAATATCGAACAAATGGTAGAGCGGCTCAAGTACGACCTTTTATACCTAGAGAATATGTCGCTTTACATCGATTTTAAGATAATGATATACACCATACTAACCATTTTTAAGGGGAAGGGGGTCTAG